Proteins from one Gossypium raimondii isolate GPD5lz chromosome 8, ASM2569854v1, whole genome shotgun sequence genomic window:
- the LOC105791142 gene encoding uncharacterized protein LOC105791142: MSAFHVSKLIITSQASATYPKFPPFSVFRKSLSFPHSVSQCQRKIATFVSSKSSEAGELPTAEDEWLSRLPDKNKPLYSHSLPCIEAWLRSLGFYQSREDRAVWLIEKPDWHAQLSLDVTDLYIRYLKSGPGNLERDVERRFSYALSREDIENAILGGP; the protein is encoded by the exons atgtctgCTTTTCATGTCTCAAAGTTAATCATTACTTCGCAAGCCTCAGCAACTTATCCAAAATTCCCCCCTTTTTCTGTTTTCAGAAAATCTCTATCATTCCCTCACTCTGTTTCTCAGTGCCAAAGGAAAATTGCAACCTTTGTTTCTTCAAAATCATCAGAAGCTGGGGAGTTGCCGACCGCTGAAGATGAGTGGCTCAGCAGACTCCCGGATAAGAACAAGCCACTTTACTCTCACAGCTTGCCTTGCATTGAAGCATGGCTTAGGAGCTTAGGGTTTTATCAAAGCAGAGAGGACCGTGCTGTTTGGTTGATTGAAAAACCTGATTGGCATGCCCAGCTATCTCTTGATGTCACTGATCTTTATATAAG GTACTTGAAGAGTGGACCTGGGAATCTCGAAAGAGACGTGGAAAGGAGATTTAGTTATGCACTGAGTAGAGAGGATATTGAAAATGCAATACTTGGGGGACCATAA